One Bdellovibrio sp. ArHS genomic window carries:
- the lon gene encoding endopeptidase La, which translates to MSFDDKVLEIPQTLPMLPVRDIVVFPYMIIPLFVGRDASIRSVEEALAKNRLIFLASQKDISEENPSPDNIYTVGTVAMIMRMRKLSDGRVKILIQGVAKGRVKNFTKTSPSFEVAVEKIEEIPTQKTVVENEALIRTAKEHIERIIALGRPLSPDILLVLDDVSDPGRIADLIASNLGIKVQDAQKVLETSDATERLKLVNEILAQELEIMQTQQKGRTGGKEDMSKSQREYFLREQMKAIKNELGEGDSKSEEMDELREKLVNAGMPPQVEAEALKQLGRLERMHPDASEATMVRTYLDWMADLPWSKKSDDVIDLKRAKEILDEDHYELEKAKDRIMEFLAVRKLKPNLKGPILCFGGPPGVGKTSLGKSIARAMGREYFRIALGGVKDEAEIRGHRRTYVGAMPGKIIQALRQAKTNNPVIVLDEVDKLGSDFRGDPSAAMLEVLDPEQNATFRDNYLNVDFDLSNVLFIATANVLENIPPALRDRMEILNIPGYTENDKLLITKKHLIRRQIEANGITDENIKFTDEGIKYLIAGYTREAGLRNLEREVGSVCRKVAKMVVMGEANFVEITPATVPELLGPPRFQRDDKFADSQVGVVQGLAWTQAGGEVLTIEALKMKGKGHLALTGQLGDVMKESAHAAMSYARAHQEELGIPEDFFEKYDVHVHLPAGAIPKDGPSAGITLTTALVSLMTGTPVRHDIAMTGEVTLQGRVLPVGGIREKCLAALNLGITNIIIPMACKKDIADIPKVFKDKINFIFAENLDEVFAVAFDKEAKSQDKKAPTKKEPKKSKSLAA; encoded by the coding sequence ATGAGTTTTGACGATAAAGTCCTAGAAATCCCACAGACACTCCCCATGCTACCTGTGAGAGACATCGTTGTATTTCCTTATATGATTATTCCGTTGTTCGTTGGCCGCGATGCCTCGATCCGCTCAGTGGAAGAAGCTTTGGCGAAGAATCGTTTGATCTTTTTAGCTTCCCAAAAAGACATTTCCGAAGAGAATCCTTCTCCTGACAACATCTACACGGTAGGTACCGTGGCGATGATCATGAGAATGAGAAAACTTTCTGACGGTCGAGTGAAAATCTTGATCCAAGGCGTAGCAAAGGGTCGTGTTAAGAATTTCACGAAAACATCTCCTTCTTTCGAAGTGGCTGTAGAAAAAATCGAAGAAATCCCAACACAGAAAACTGTCGTTGAAAATGAAGCACTTATCAGAACGGCAAAAGAGCACATCGAGCGCATCATTGCTCTCGGTCGCCCTCTTTCTCCAGACATCTTGTTGGTGTTGGATGATGTTTCTGATCCAGGTCGTATCGCTGACCTTATCGCTTCTAACCTGGGGATTAAAGTTCAAGACGCTCAAAAAGTTCTTGAAACTTCAGATGCGACAGAAAGACTTAAGCTTGTTAACGAAATCCTGGCTCAAGAACTTGAAATCATGCAGACCCAACAAAAAGGTCGCACTGGTGGCAAGGAGGACATGTCTAAATCTCAACGTGAGTACTTCTTGCGTGAGCAGATGAAGGCTATAAAGAATGAGTTGGGCGAAGGTGATTCTAAATCTGAAGAGATGGATGAACTTCGTGAAAAACTTGTGAACGCAGGAATGCCGCCACAAGTAGAGGCGGAAGCCTTGAAGCAGCTAGGACGTTTGGAGCGTATGCATCCCGATGCGTCTGAAGCAACAATGGTTCGCACATATCTAGACTGGATGGCGGATCTTCCTTGGAGCAAAAAATCCGACGACGTGATCGATCTTAAACGTGCCAAAGAAATTTTGGACGAAGATCATTACGAACTGGAAAAAGCCAAAGACCGTATTATGGAATTCTTGGCAGTCAGAAAATTGAAGCCGAATCTGAAAGGTCCAATCCTTTGCTTCGGTGGTCCTCCAGGAGTAGGTAAAACGTCTCTTGGCAAATCTATTGCTCGCGCAATGGGCCGAGAATACTTCCGTATCGCACTTGGCGGCGTGAAGGATGAAGCTGAGATCCGCGGTCACAGAAGAACTTATGTTGGTGCAATGCCTGGTAAAATCATCCAAGCACTTCGTCAAGCTAAGACAAACAACCCCGTTATCGTTCTCGATGAAGTTGATAAATTAGGTTCGGACTTCCGTGGCGACCCGTCAGCAGCAATGCTTGAGGTCTTGGACCCAGAACAAAATGCAACTTTCCGTGACAACTATTTGAACGTCGACTTCGACCTTTCAAACGTGTTGTTCATCGCAACGGCCAACGTGTTGGAGAATATCCCACCAGCTCTTCGCGATCGTATGGAAATTTTGAATATCCCTGGCTACACAGAGAACGACAAACTTTTGATCACGAAGAAACATTTGATCAGAAGACAAATTGAAGCCAACGGTATCACTGACGAGAACATCAAGTTCACAGACGAAGGTATCAAATACTTGATCGCGGGTTACACTCGTGAAGCAGGTCTTCGTAACCTAGAGCGCGAAGTCGGTTCTGTCTGCCGTAAAGTGGCAAAAATGGTTGTGATGGGTGAGGCTAATTTTGTAGAAATCACTCCAGCGACGGTTCCAGAGTTATTGGGACCTCCTCGCTTCCAACGTGACGACAAGTTTGCCGACTCTCAAGTGGGTGTTGTGCAAGGTCTTGCTTGGACACAAGCCGGTGGTGAAGTTCTTACTATCGAAGCCTTGAAAATGAAAGGTAAAGGACATCTTGCATTGACGGGCCAGCTTGGCGACGTGATGAAAGAGTCTGCTCACGCAGCAATGTCTTACGCTCGTGCTCACCAAGAAGAATTAGGTATTCCTGAAGACTTCTTTGAAAAGTATGACGTGCATGTTCACTTGCCAGCGGGTGCAATCCCTAAAGATGGCCCTTCTGCAGGTATCACTCTTACAACTGCCCTTGTAAGTTTGATGACAGGAACTCCCGTTCGTCACGATATCGCGATGACTGGTGAGGTGACACTACAAGGTCGCGTGCTTCCGGTCGGTGGTATCCGTGAGAAATGTTTGGCTGCTTTGAACCTAGGTATTACAAACATCATTATTCCGATGGCCTGTAAGAAAGATATCGCAGATATTCCCAAGGTCTTCAAAGACAAGATCAATTTCATCTTCGCTGAAAACTTAGATGAAGTGTTCGCGGTCGCCTTCGACAAAGAAGCGAAAAGCCAAGACAAAAAGGCTCCGACAAAAAAAGAACCAAAAAAATCGAAGAGCTTGGCTGCTTAA
- a CDS encoding L,D-transpeptidase: protein MLKSLATALFLISSLATTSFAQTLEVADSQNVMDELNPFDPNIEKTLEEMDQLYFDETGSSPFIENLIGPMGPSCYRSSCKVWAQVSRSQQKMYLHIDGIHTYTWAVSTGAPGHGTPNFDTHPNGRIYDKYTSTKYPGGDYQGLGNMPYAVFISGGFAIHGTGTSNWKKLGTKASHGCIRVHPDNAYVFNRLVRQHGIYKTWITVHE from the coding sequence ATGCTTAAATCTTTAGCGACAGCACTGTTTCTTATTTCTTCTTTGGCTACGACATCATTTGCGCAAACTTTGGAAGTTGCGGACAGCCAGAACGTGATGGATGAACTTAATCCTTTTGATCCAAATATTGAAAAAACTCTGGAAGAGATGGATCAGCTTTACTTTGATGAAACAGGTTCTTCTCCGTTTATTGAGAACCTGATCGGCCCAATGGGCCCTTCTTGCTATCGCAGTTCTTGTAAGGTGTGGGCGCAGGTTTCAAGATCGCAACAAAAGATGTATTTGCATATCGATGGCATTCACACATACACCTGGGCTGTTTCCACTGGAGCACCTGGCCACGGGACACCTAATTTCGATACGCATCCTAACGGTCGTATTTATGATAAATACACATCGACAAAATATCCCGGCGGAGACTATCAAGGGCTAGGCAATATGCCTTATGCCGTGTTCATTTCAGGGGGATTTGCAATTCATGGCACGGGGACAAGCAATTGGAAAAAGCTTGGTACCAAGGCGTCACATGGCTGCATTCGTGTTCACCCGGACAATGCTTATGTCTTCAACCGCCTGGTTCGCCAGCACGGAATCTATAAAACTTGGATTACAGTCCACGAATAG
- a CDS encoding patatin-like phospholipase family protein has product MRIRDKKKVALVLSGGGIKAAAFHIGVCLALQEKGFRFAGGTKEMVRQNFGEDDPFTIRLYVGSSAGAFVASILAAGYPIESLINAFQIGSGSHPSFDKSDLRYLKPISYRDIFNLNSSGLLKFIPRTLMEKALVTGGLESLLKNGLKLNGLFSTKGIEGYLRKEVLLDNDFARLGVGLFIIGTQLNHTRKAIFGNFPESSKTENTKYINYSTISDAVACSTALPPVFAPYGIKRPDGKEIYYYDGEIRDTLSTHVAADYGADLVISSFSIQPYHYTEEMGSLHNYGIPLIANQALYQVVQQKIMRHIQYKNDIRGIYNAVDGYFKQMNLPAEHKDKLLEIIRNRVNFRPEVDYIYIAPRPNNYEMFFVDHFSLNPEILARIVRIGFKSAINVLRHYDV; this is encoded by the coding sequence ATGCGGATTCGTGATAAGAAAAAAGTGGCCCTGGTTTTAAGTGGTGGAGGCATCAAAGCCGCCGCCTTTCACATTGGGGTTTGCTTAGCTTTACAAGAAAAAGGCTTTCGCTTTGCCGGAGGCACTAAAGAGATGGTGCGTCAGAACTTCGGTGAAGACGATCCTTTTACCATTCGTTTGTATGTAGGATCTAGCGCTGGCGCTTTTGTGGCGTCGATTCTTGCCGCAGGTTACCCCATTGAATCGCTGATCAATGCCTTTCAAATCGGATCTGGCAGCCATCCCTCTTTTGATAAGTCGGATCTACGTTATTTAAAACCCATCAGCTACCGCGATATTTTCAACTTAAACTCAAGCGGCTTACTGAAGTTTATCCCGCGGACTTTGATGGAAAAGGCCCTGGTCACTGGCGGACTGGAATCCCTTTTAAAGAATGGTTTGAAGCTCAACGGTCTTTTCTCCACAAAGGGCATCGAGGGCTACCTTCGCAAAGAAGTTCTATTGGACAATGACTTTGCCCGTTTAGGAGTGGGCCTTTTTATTATCGGGACTCAACTGAACCATACCCGCAAAGCCATCTTCGGGAATTTCCCAGAGTCCTCCAAGACGGAAAACACCAAGTATATCAACTACTCCACCATCAGTGACGCCGTAGCTTGTTCAACGGCTCTGCCGCCCGTTTTTGCTCCTTATGGAATTAAGCGTCCGGACGGCAAAGAGATCTACTACTATGATGGCGAAATTCGCGACACACTTTCCACGCATGTCGCCGCCGACTACGGTGCCGATCTGGTAATTTCATCTTTTTCGATCCAGCCCTATCACTACACTGAAGAGATGGGCTCATTGCACAACTACGGTATCCCTTTGATTGCCAATCAGGCGCTTTACCAGGTCGTGCAGCAGAAAATCATGCGCCATATTCAATATAAGAATGATATTCGCGGTATCTACAATGCCGTCGACGGATATTTCAAACAAATGAACTTGCCCGCTGAGCACAAAGACAAACTGCTTGAAATCATTCGCAATCGTGTGAACTTCCGCCCTGAGGTCGACTATATCTATATTGCTCCAAGGCCGAATAACTATGAAATGTTCTTCGTCGATCACTTCAGTTTAAATCCGGAAATTTTAGCGCGCATTGTGCGCATCGGTTTTAAATCTGCAATCAACGTTCTTCGGCATTACGACGTTTAA
- a CDS encoding DUF3488 and transglutaminase-like domain-containing protein has product MSRRFYAQKVLATSFIIAMVMVALEVSAWIAAFSLIMLFWKWGVENLQWKPLSRKATGFLSILLLIQVLIQFRTLIGQEPAYTFLLALSSLRIMDYQNDRDHKFVILLGFLLISVKALFSLDIYWILPSGVAFIGLWYSLLPPNLPARARVLFKIFVLSVPLAAILFFAFPRFVLPWAMSRGSSQLGEIGFTDEINPGMVAELATNTAVAFRAKIERLPVNKSIDLYWRGSVLNQSRGLSWRPRRLGLRTPALEEYKNLPSYEVAIEPTSQLYLFVLDGTRHVDLDINQVLALPQSIYRSTRPLNKSSVYRGYYKSEFKDESPPQDEDLQVPPVQGRVRAWVDDILNRKLSTSQKVDELQKLFVDGGFVYTLSPGVYGPNDLETFLFVRKRGFCEHFAGAYATLARSLGIPARVVVGYQGGRFNPLGGFWKISQKDAHAWVEIFHEGFWQRVDPTLWVAPLRLVIGAEEFFGLSEEDQRAFARAVDWRPPTKEDFLLWDEISFWVEDLNYRWTYFLIDFDKTSQQSFWKSFLNYRIQSVFLILAIAFGLVSIFRSLFNKKRKLNEAQVLLEAVEKWAERKNISREASEPPLEFFRRLQFEFPHLKSSLQEIELFYDQQTYAGKSSSSGKEVLRNWKRQMRSR; this is encoded by the coding sequence ATGAGCAGAAGATTTTACGCCCAAAAAGTTTTAGCAACGTCCTTCATCATCGCCATGGTCATGGTCGCCCTCGAAGTTTCTGCCTGGATCGCCGCCTTTAGTTTGATCATGTTGTTCTGGAAGTGGGGCGTAGAGAATTTGCAGTGGAAACCTCTTTCTAGAAAGGCGACCGGATTTCTTAGTATTCTACTTTTAATCCAGGTTCTGATTCAGTTTCGCACTCTTATCGGCCAAGAGCCCGCGTACACATTTTTGCTCGCCCTTTCTTCCTTAAGAATTATGGATTATCAAAACGATCGGGATCATAAATTCGTCATTCTTCTTGGTTTTCTTTTGATTTCGGTAAAAGCGCTATTCAGTTTAGACATCTATTGGATTCTTCCTTCGGGCGTTGCCTTTATCGGTCTATGGTATTCATTGTTGCCACCAAATTTGCCAGCGCGGGCGAGGGTGCTATTTAAGATTTTCGTTTTATCGGTACCGCTGGCGGCAATTTTGTTCTTTGCGTTTCCGCGCTTCGTTTTACCCTGGGCCATGTCGCGCGGGTCTTCTCAACTGGGCGAAATTGGCTTTACAGATGAAATAAATCCGGGGATGGTGGCCGAGCTTGCCACGAATACGGCGGTGGCTTTCCGGGCAAAAATCGAACGTCTTCCGGTAAATAAATCGATCGATCTGTATTGGCGGGGATCGGTGCTTAATCAATCCCGCGGATTGAGTTGGCGACCACGAAGGCTGGGACTTCGAACGCCCGCACTAGAGGAGTATAAAAATTTACCGAGTTATGAAGTGGCAATAGAACCCACTTCACAGCTGTATCTTTTTGTCTTGGATGGAACGAGGCATGTGGACTTGGATATCAACCAAGTTTTAGCTCTGCCTCAGAGTATATACAGGTCTACTCGTCCTTTGAATAAGTCGTCAGTATATCGCGGTTACTATAAGTCGGAGTTTAAAGATGAAAGCCCCCCTCAAGACGAAGATTTACAAGTTCCTCCTGTTCAAGGGCGAGTGCGAGCTTGGGTTGATGACATCTTAAATAGAAAGCTTTCGACATCCCAAAAAGTCGACGAATTGCAGAAGCTCTTCGTTGATGGTGGCTTTGTGTATACGTTGTCGCCGGGTGTGTATGGTCCGAATGATTTAGAGACCTTTCTTTTTGTAAGAAAGCGGGGATTCTGTGAACACTTCGCGGGTGCTTATGCAACGCTTGCCAGATCCTTGGGAATTCCGGCCCGGGTCGTTGTCGGCTATCAGGGAGGGCGCTTTAACCCGTTGGGTGGCTTTTGGAAAATATCGCAAAAAGATGCGCACGCCTGGGTTGAAATTTTTCATGAAGGCTTTTGGCAAAGGGTTGACCCCACACTGTGGGTGGCCCCTTTGCGTTTGGTAATCGGTGCCGAAGAATTCTTCGGGCTTTCGGAAGAAGATCAGCGAGCCTTTGCTCGCGCGGTGGATTGGCGACCGCCCACGAAGGAGGACTTTCTTTTGTGGGACGAAATCAGCTTCTGGGTGGAAGATCTTAACTATCGATGGACTTACTTTTTAATCGATTTTGATAAAACGTCTCAGCAGAGTTTCTGGAAATCGTTCCTAAATTACAGAATTCAATCTGTATTCTTGATATTAGCAATTGCTTTCGGCCTTGTTTCTATTTTTCGCAGTCTTTTCAATAAGAAAAGAAAGCTTAACGAGGCCCAAGTTTTACTAGAAGCTGTGGAAAAGTGGGCGGAACGGAAAAATATTTCTCGGGAAGCCTCCGAGCCACCTCTGGAATTTTTCAGGAGGCTTCAGTTTGAGTTTCCCCATTTGAAATCGTCTTTGCAAGAGATCGAACTCTTCTACGATCAGCAAACTTATGCAGGCAAGTCGAGTTCGTCGGGAAAAGAAGTTCTAAGAAACTGGAAAAGACAAATGCGCAGTCGTTAA
- a CDS encoding DUF58 domain-containing protein, translating into MASNAAVNGQGFYKKARQFLSKKKTRTYILPTGFGIAFGLMSLVLFFMAVGYSNNLIYIFFFFLISVAFTGTFITNKNIDGVDVVEVHIDEAFAEEAALLSVTLKNRSGSPSYQVECYCEKYPEVSSSVDIEAGKEEDVFTPFSFKKRGRHSLPRIGVQSTFPFSLLRSWRVFRIQYEFIVYPARKGTEAFPAGSYSQADNEKTGLFKEHRRYQNTDSMRRIDWKASARRQELLVKSFEEAEKPSLHFSWNQTAHLKNYEERISQLCLWVDQAYRLGHAFSLTLRAQEVPRGEGLSHRKKCLEMLALLGAEENT; encoded by the coding sequence ATGGCATCAAACGCGGCCGTGAATGGGCAGGGATTTTACAAAAAAGCACGCCAGTTCCTGTCTAAGAAAAAAACGCGCACATACATTCTTCCGACAGGATTTGGCATCGCCTTTGGGTTGATGTCTTTGGTTCTGTTTTTTATGGCGGTTGGATATTCCAACAATCTTATCTACATCTTCTTCTTTTTTCTGATATCAGTCGCATTTACGGGAACTTTTATTACAAATAAAAATATCGACGGTGTCGACGTGGTGGAGGTTCATATCGATGAGGCATTTGCGGAAGAAGCCGCGTTGCTCAGTGTGACCTTAAAAAACAGATCGGGGTCGCCGTCTTACCAAGTAGAGTGCTATTGCGAAAAATATCCAGAAGTTTCCTCAAGCGTAGATATTGAGGCGGGCAAAGAAGAAGACGTCTTCACCCCATTTTCTTTCAAAAAACGGGGGCGCCACTCCCTTCCTCGGATAGGCGTTCAAAGTACATTTCCATTTTCGCTATTAAGGTCTTGGCGAGTCTTCAGGATTCAGTACGAGTTTATTGTTTATCCTGCGCGCAAGGGGACTGAGGCATTTCCGGCAGGATCTTATTCGCAGGCCGACAACGAAAAGACGGGTCTTTTTAAAGAACATCGCCGCTATCAAAATACGGATTCGATGCGAAGAATTGATTGGAAGGCGAGTGCCCGTCGACAGGAACTTTTGGTGAAAAGTTTTGAAGAGGCGGAAAAACCGTCTTTGCATTTTTCCTGGAATCAGACGGCGCACCTGAAAAACTACGAAGAGCGAATTTCGCAACTGTGCTTGTGGGTGGACCAGGCATACAGGTTGGGACACGCCTTTTCCTTAACGCTGAGAGCACAGGAAGTTCCCAGGGGCGAAGGGCTTTCGCATCGAAAAAAATGTCTTGAGATGTTGGCCTTGCTCGGCGCGGAAGAAAACACATGA
- a CDS encoding AAA family ATPase gives MNEKFHELIKQASAVVLDKNVEIRLAMTCLLAGGHLLIEDLPGVGKTTLVQVLGKLTGLKTRRVQFTIDLLPADVIGGQIYHPQEHKFVFHQGPLFSQLVMADELNRASPRTQSALLQAMEEGEVSVEGVTWPLPQPFYVIATQNPHQQTGTFPLPESQLDRFLMSLELHPASKETEVRILQGEDPRLLLQKIRPLFNEAEIAEALLEVAKVQVSVTVAQYIADLLERSRRAGFEGAPLSTRAGMALAKAAKAWAFLEGRNYIRPEDVQQVLVPVLGHRLGGNHGIKRGREWAGILQKSTPVPV, from the coding sequence ATGAATGAAAAGTTTCACGAACTCATCAAACAAGCGTCTGCCGTTGTCTTGGATAAAAACGTCGAGATTCGTCTAGCCATGACGTGCCTGCTGGCGGGCGGTCATTTGCTGATCGAAGACTTACCTGGCGTCGGCAAGACGACGCTGGTGCAGGTTCTTGGTAAACTCACGGGGCTTAAAACTCGTCGCGTGCAATTTACAATTGATCTTCTTCCCGCGGACGTAATTGGTGGTCAGATTTATCACCCTCAAGAGCATAAATTTGTTTTTCACCAGGGTCCTTTGTTCTCTCAACTGGTGATGGCGGATGAGTTGAATCGCGCAAGCCCAAGAACACAAAGTGCTTTGTTGCAGGCGATGGAAGAAGGCGAAGTGTCTGTAGAGGGTGTCACTTGGCCATTGCCACAGCCCTTCTATGTGATCGCGACTCAGAATCCTCATCAGCAGACGGGCACATTTCCATTGCCGGAAAGTCAGCTTGATCGTTTTCTTATGAGCCTTGAGCTTCATCCGGCCTCGAAGGAAACAGAGGTGCGAATTTTACAGGGCGAAGACCCACGACTGCTTTTGCAGAAAATTCGTCCGTTATTTAACGAAGCCGAAATTGCAGAAGCTTTGCTTGAGGTCGCAAAAGTTCAGGTATCGGTCACTGTCGCCCAATATATTGCGGATCTGTTGGAAAGATCTCGTCGCGCCGGTTTTGAAGGGGCGCCTCTGTCCACGCGAGCGGGCATGGCTTTGGCGAAGGCCGCTAAAGCTTGGGCATTTTTGGAGGGCAGAAACTACATAAGGCCTGAGGATGTTCAGCAAGTACTAGTTCCTGTATTGGGTCATCGTCTTGGAGGAAATCATGGCATCAAACGCGGCCGTGAATGGGCAGGGATTTTACAAAAAAGCACGCCAGTTCCTGTCTAA
- a CDS encoding NADH-quinone oxidoreductase subunit N has protein sequence MNMNIGLSDILLISPMIALFLVSLIPITAKVLRGNREQPHAVTLAQALIGIVIAIGLLIVFGGGGKTAFNNGLIFDGVTQWMGVIALGAAGAAMVMMYENPATTGKQFSELIFLAMSSAVGMLILVSAVDLLMVFIGLEMMSLALYLMIAMSHEEKLSKEAALKYFILGSFASALFLYGVAFIFGSTGGTNILAFMDSAAELVQTSRLFLFGITFVILGFCFKVSIAPFHAWTPDVYQGAPTPHTAFMATAVKTVSFAAFLRVIATKSLIGSDHLFDILQWLAVITMILGNTAAIIQNNFKRMIAYSSVAHSGYLLIGIITAGVSDNGAFGASGVIFYLLSYALMTLGAFAIASMLERSENHIVNVDDLAGFAKQRPMLALCLTVFLLSLAGIPPTLGFFGKFYLFNAAIGEGLLWLAIWGMISSVIGVYYYLRPVVVMYMKEGNAEVASHSLNATTVTTVIMALAIIVMGFVSGPIFSAVERSLF, from the coding sequence ATGAATATGAATATCGGTCTTAGTGATATCTTGTTGATTTCTCCGATGATCGCTTTGTTCCTGGTAAGTTTGATCCCGATCACCGCAAAAGTTCTTCGCGGCAACCGCGAACAACCTCATGCCGTGACTTTGGCACAGGCGCTTATCGGTATCGTGATTGCCATCGGACTTTTGATTGTTTTCGGCGGCGGTGGAAAAACGGCCTTTAATAATGGCCTGATCTTTGACGGCGTGACCCAGTGGATGGGCGTTATTGCTTTGGGTGCCGCTGGTGCCGCGATGGTCATGATGTATGAAAATCCAGCGACGACAGGGAAGCAGTTTTCTGAGCTGATCTTCTTGGCGATGAGTTCGGCTGTCGGAATGTTGATTCTTGTCTCTGCCGTGGATCTATTGATGGTCTTCATCGGTCTAGAGATGATGTCTTTGGCATTATACCTAATGATCGCAATGAGCCACGAAGAGAAGCTTTCTAAAGAAGCGGCCCTGAAGTATTTCATCCTGGGCTCTTTCGCATCAGCACTGTTCTTATATGGTGTTGCCTTTATTTTTGGCTCAACAGGTGGAACAAACATCCTGGCATTCATGGACAGCGCTGCGGAACTAGTTCAAACAAGTCGTTTGTTCTTGTTCGGTATCACGTTTGTGATCCTGGGCTTCTGCTTTAAGGTGTCAATTGCTCCGTTTCATGCATGGACTCCGGATGTGTATCAGGGTGCTCCTACTCCGCACACGGCTTTCATGGCAACCGCGGTGAAGACTGTTTCTTTTGCGGCCTTCTTGCGTGTGATTGCAACGAAGTCTTTGATCGGTTCAGACCACTTGTTTGATATCTTGCAGTGGCTGGCAGTGATCACGATGATCTTGGGTAACACAGCCGCAATCATCCAAAATAACTTTAAACGCATGATTGCCTACTCTTCAGTAGCCCATTCAGGTTACTTGTTGATCGGAATCATCACGGCTGGCGTCAGCGACAATGGCGCCTTCGGTGCTTCAGGAGTTATCTTCTATCTTCTTAGCTACGCATTGATGACTTTGGGTGCTTTTGCTATCGCGAGCATGCTTGAAAGATCTGAAAACCATATTGTAAACGTCGACGATCTTGCCGGTTTTGCAAAACAAAGACCGATGTTGGCGCTTTGCCTGACGGTGTTCTTGTTGTCATTGGCCGGGATTCCACCAACACTAGGTTTCTTCGGTAAATTCTATTTGTTCAATGCAGCCATTGGTGAAGGTCTATTGTGGTTGGCGATCTGGGGTATGATCAGCTCTGTGATCGGCGTTTACTACTATCTGCGCCCGGTTGTTGTTATGTACATGAAAGAGGGCAATGCCGAAGTGGCAAGTCATTCTTTGAATGCGACGACTGTAACAACAGTTATCATGGCCCTTGCCATTATTGTTATGGGCTTTGTTTCTGGTCCGATCTTTTCAGCTGTAGAAAGAAGTCTATTCTAA